Proteins co-encoded in one Saprospira grandis genomic window:
- a CDS encoding T9SS type A sorting domain-containing protein, with the protein MFRLYQFFTAFILLAPALLWAQQASHLNCGTSHEAQAIGLERLAENRRIAPQLLADWQQQLQSRNSFDSTVYVPIVFHRVSRGDGTGAATYQQLHDNLCAINAFYADMNVVFYIHEINEIASTQLYVNQDNTADYVRSLHKRNGYVNIYVGGPYQQGTSYGAYYAPNFDWIFAWNNQISGGTTLAHELGHYFTLAHTFYGWEGMEYATASVNNKAPEMGSNGRPVEKVVRGQTGENCQWAADGFCDTPPDYASGGGGCSFTETWRDPDSVLITPSSNRPLINNHMSYFSCRTSFTDQQKEAIMLDMISRGQHYNAAPAALTADGTPSLSFPEDGGLIPNVDQGVELRWQAANAAHAYWVVVEKVTPNTCIPTGQTQEFMVQGTYLWLDLEPGQYYRWSVRAMGAENPCNYNASPWACFRTEAWTTAVAATEQLASAKLWPNPQAAGQELILSLASAQSQKVSLDIYNNLGQRLSSQSLSLVAGEQLLHISTQDLPAGHYWLNLQMQGENKQLPFVLVN; encoded by the coding sequence TTTGGGCCCAGCAAGCTAGTCATTTAAATTGTGGGACCAGCCATGAGGCCCAAGCCATTGGTTTAGAGCGCCTAGCAGAAAACCGCCGTATAGCCCCCCAACTCTTGGCCGATTGGCAGCAGCAACTACAAAGCCGCAATAGTTTTGACAGTACGGTTTATGTCCCGATTGTCTTTCATCGAGTATCTAGAGGCGATGGAACAGGAGCCGCAACTTATCAGCAATTGCATGATAACCTCTGTGCTATTAATGCCTTTTATGCCGATATGAATGTGGTCTTTTACATTCATGAAATTAACGAAATTGCCAGCACACAGCTATATGTCAATCAAGACAATACGGCCGACTATGTGCGTTCTTTGCACAAACGCAATGGCTATGTTAATATTTATGTAGGGGGGCCATATCAGCAAGGGACGAGCTATGGGGCCTATTATGCGCCCAATTTTGACTGGATTTTTGCCTGGAACAACCAAATTTCTGGGGGAACTACCCTGGCCCATGAATTAGGGCATTATTTTACTTTGGCCCATACATTTTATGGCTGGGAAGGCATGGAATACGCCACCGCATCGGTAAATAATAAGGCTCCAGAAATGGGAAGCAATGGCCGCCCGGTAGAAAAAGTGGTCCGTGGCCAAACTGGCGAAAACTGCCAATGGGCCGCAGATGGCTTCTGTGATACCCCCCCAGATTATGCTTCTGGAGGCGGAGGATGTAGCTTTACCGAAACTTGGAGAGATCCCGATAGCGTCTTGATTACGCCTAGCAGCAATAGGCCGCTAATTAACAACCATATGAGTTACTTCTCTTGCCGGACCAGCTTTACGGACCAGCAAAAAGAGGCCATTATGCTCGATATGATCTCTAGAGGACAACATTATAATGCCGCCCCAGCCGCCCTCACTGCCGATGGTACACCCAGCCTGAGCTTTCCAGAAGATGGGGGACTTATCCCCAATGTAGACCAGGGGGTAGAGTTGCGCTGGCAGGCCGCTAATGCCGCTCATGCCTATTGGGTTGTGGTAGAAAAAGTGACGCCCAATACTTGTATTCCCACCGGACAAACTCAGGAGTTTATGGTGCAAGGAACCTACCTTTGGTTGGACCTAGAACCTGGACAATATTACCGCTGGAGCGTTCGGGCGATGGGAGCCGAAAATCCCTGTAACTATAATGCAAGCCCCTGGGCTTGCTTCCGTACAGAGGCTTGGACCACCGCAGTAGCGGCTACAGAACAATTGGCCAGCGCCAAACTTTGGCCCAATCCACAGGCGGCAGGCCAAGAGCTGATCTTGTCTTTAGCAAGCGCCCAAAGCCAAAAAGTCAGCCTTGACATTTATAACAACTTGGGCCAGCGCCTCTCTAGCCAAAGCCTTTCTTTAGTGGCTGGCGAACAGCTTTTGCACATCAGTACCCAAGATTTGCCAGCCGGACACTACTGGCTCAATTTGCAAATGCAAGGAGAAAATAAGCAACTGCCTTTTGTTTTAGTCAACTAA